The Phoenix dactylifera cultivar Barhee BC4 unplaced genomic scaffold, palm_55x_up_171113_PBpolish2nd_filt_p 000822F, whole genome shotgun sequence genome segment CACCCCTTGGAGGAGTGGCTGGAATTGGCATGGGTGTATGAAAACGAGATAGGTATCCAGTATTCAAATTGAAGATCCATactattaattataatatatacttttaaaatttctaaaaaccaaaatcatatattttagtAATCTCTAAACTTTGCATTATGTGAATATAATAATAGATAATTTTTATTATGCTAGTATATTTAGGCTTATGACTGGATTAGCTAACAATTATCCAATCCAGCAGATGATATCCCAAATCCAACATGATGTTTTGGTACAAGAAGCAAGCTCTGGCTTTTTCTCGCTCTGGAAGTTGCTTCAAAATCTAAGCGAGAATAATCTGACTTCATCCTCTAAAACAATTCAAGAATCTTTCAGGAGAGTGAATTACCTCTGAACAAAAATTGGATATGGAAACTCATATCCAAGAAGGATCCCAAATACTTGGGATATCCCTTGCTTTTATCCAGTACTATATCTTTCAGCAAATCCAGAAACTTGAGCTTCACATAGAATGCTACCATTCTTTGATTCGAAGTATACAGCAAAATAAACCTTTGCTTGGCCAGCTAGCGATGCTGCATTGAGCTGTTCCTTCAATTATATATCGGCTACTTGAAAACAAATCACATACACCAAGCCTAGAATATAATTCTGCTGAAGACCAAGAAAGAATGTATATTTGTATTGGATGAaaaagcataatttacttaTTATTCAACTTTTCATTGTCTATAGAGTTTCCTGTAATTAATTGCCTTAATATGACAAGGTGTTCTGCCACATTGTAGATGTGCATGAAGACAGGTGCCCAAAGTAGCTGGGTTTTTGAGCATGAGAGCATGATCCACACCTTTTCAAATACACTCTTCATTAACCAACACACCCTCTCAATTCTCTCAGAAACAAAAGAACATAAAACAAAAGCTTGGTGATACAGACACTAGAAGCAGAGCTCTTTGGTCATAATATTATCCTGTCAATAAGGAATGTGATGTAACGTGTCCGGATTATCTTTATATATGGAGGTTCAAGATAAATTGGAACAAAAATTCATGCTTGGTCTTCTAGCTCATGGGAAGAAGCAACACAAGAGTCCGCTCATGGGAATAAGCAACACAAGATTCCATGGAACCTAAAATTTGAACTTTATGAGCATCAGCACGGATGAATAAGCACGACGATTGTTTGTAAGTTGTAAGCTGCACGCACATCAGAAACCAACTGCAGCCATCCTGCAACAATATATAGGTGGTCGAAGCAAATTGAAGTTTCCACCAGCTCCATGAATCTGACATCAAGCAACAGGGTGAGATCAAAGATGATAAGTACTCTGAAAGCCCTGCATGAAATGGAATTCTTCTTAACCCATCCACTAACTGAGGCAACAATTGTCAACATTGCTGAAAATGCAACTGTTATGTAGTCAAGCCACGCTGGCTTTCACAACCAGGGCAATTGTGCAAGCTCTCATGGATATAGATATCACAGTCAAGACAGAAGTGTTGATTGCATTTCGGACAGGAAACATGGGGATTGGATTTGCTTCCTGCATAAATTGTAGTGAAAAGTTGGTTATAAGAATAAATGCAAGCCATTTAGTGATACAAGTACATACATATGTAAAAAGATATGCAGACATGCATGTATGTGCATTATCAATCACTTCTAAAGCAGAAGAAATACAGAGCGGTTCACTTTGAATGAATAGGATTCTGAATCAAGAATATGCTGCAGTAAACAGGTTTACAACAAAATGCTAAAATTATTCTAAACAGCAATAAAAATAGAGATTAGATGTGAGATAAACCAGTTTCAAGCAGTCTGAGGTTCTAACAAGATGCAATCTTAATTATATAAAAGTTACTTCCCAAATAACGTTCTAACAAACACAAGCAGATTATAATTAGTAAAAAaacaaccaccatatttgatgtGGCACCTGCTCTTTGGACTGACAGTACAGGCTGTCACCAAACAAGAAATATCAGAACGTGTCGCATCTATCTTTTACATTTGTGAGTCAATAAATAGTTGCTCTCAGAAACCCATGTCATGTTTAATTCAAGACTACCTCAAAATTGCATGTCCCTGGTTCTTTCTACCCTTTCCACAAGCCCAGTATTCAAAAAATAGTTTAGTAATGGCGAAACTTGAAATTTGGAATAGGAATTTCTACCAAAAATTCATAAAAAGGTGAGAAAAATGAAATAAGGAAAACAAAAGAACCAGGTTctttctgaaaacaaaaaaaaaaaacaaaaatctcaaaagaaataagaaaaaagaaaaaagagggaaaactTAAACTATTAGTACAACTGCATACAGAAACAGTAATGGAAAAATAGCAAGAACAAAAATATCAACAGATAGCACAAAAAAGAAATGTGTACTTCCAAAAGAACTTGAACAAAATATGAATTGTAGACCATCAAATGATCCCTTCATCTGGAAATTGATCACCAAATCACTGAGGAATGAAACAACAAAAACCAAGCCTTCTCCATCAATAGGAGGTTGGCTATGGATTACAATTCCTACAAAGAAGGTGCAGCATTGGTATTCAAGAGACTCTGTGATCAGCTAATAGTCTCCTTGCATATAAACATAATGATGAAACCAACATATTAATTAAGGCAGCACTCCATGCTGGTAGACAAAGACTGGGAAAATGTAAAGCACGTCAAAGGTACCAACCTAGATAAATGATTTATGGGATTGTGTGGCATAATAAAGTCATGATAAAGCATGAGATATATAGCAACCTTCACCAACACTGTTTTTCATATAGTGACCCAGATTTAGCAAAGCTCTTCACTCCCCTTCTTACTTTTGGATTTACTCATCAGGGAACCTCTTTTGTTTTAGTATTCCACGATCAAGTATGTGAAGCAAATATGTTTTTTTATAACAAAATTGttgcttctatttttttttttacttttgaaaACAGAATAAATGGTGATGACCGCATAAGCTAACTTTTTATATAAGAatgtaaacaaaataaaaacaagtGGCTTCATCCTTATTTTGGAAAACATGAAAACTGGCTGTGCAAAGTGTTAGCTTATTATGTCTTAACCCTTGTCTTGCATAGTAGGTGTTATATCCATAGATGAGTataattttgatctgatatctTTAGTGACATGTTACTTGTTAGCAATGACATGGTAATGTTGTTTCACATTACAAGTAATTTTGTCAGAGAAACAATGCTGTTAAGCTCACAAAACAGCTAACCAGCAGTACAGTATTAGATAATACTATGTTATGTAAGTAATTATGTTTATAAACCTGACACTAAATGgatcaaacaccattttttatttgGCATAGGCCAAAAAAAGTTGATCATGGTCACAGTCAGATATGCAAAAATATTGCctctattataaaataataaactgTATTGAAAATATCCATAGTCCCATTGATGCTTGTATTTAAGAGCATTGAAGACACATTATAAATTTGAAATTGTAAATTGCATCTCTCCCACCATTATATAATACATTTTCACCTATTCAGAGTTTGACAATCCTTTAATATATGACTGCAACATTTTATGATGAGAAATTGGCAGGTATTTGCTTACCATGGCTCACAAGGCTCTGCTGGCAACCATAACAAGTTTGTGGTAACATCTGACCCAATTTACTTGGAATCATGGAAGACACCTCATTGAATGGTGTCACTGGAAAAAGATGATGATAAGACCTTGCTAGATGAGGAGAAGAAACAAGCGTCAATCCACAAATCCAACATTCAGTTGGTAGCTCACACACACGTGCCTTGCATCGTGGGCAGGTGTAGCCCCCACCAATTTTTGCTTCCTTGTGACAAGAACAAATAGAGATAACACCTTCTGCTCCTCTCTGAGGGAAACCCATCTTGATCAAATTGGAAGCCGCATATTCTGCTATTGCAGGGGGCGGTGGGGCATGCTCCAGTAACAATTCCTTAAAATGAGACTGCCAAAATAACACAATAAACTTTTGTCCATGTACATGAATACATAATAAAAGGCAAAAAGACAATGACATTGTCCTCACCTCATGCAATGCCACAGTATATGAACCCCCAGTCTCCTCACAAAGATGCTTACATATGTAAATATCTGCTGATAGGCCAATAACAGAGCACCTTATTTTAGCTTTCTTGCATTCCTGGATTGTCTCCATTATATCTCCTGGATCACAGGTATTGAGAGCGGAGTACAAGATTAAGACTTCCCGGTGACCATATGATGGGATCTGGCTCAGATATCCATGGACAAGCTCTAGGGCATTCTGCACAGAAGCATCACCGGAACATTCAAGCTTGCCAAGTAAAGATTTAATCTGTGAATCTGGGCTGCCACCTAAATCAGTTAGGCGCTGGGCAACACCATCCTTTATGGTGACAATACCAATATGACTCAATGGATTCTGATCAAAGAACTCCCTAATGAATGCCTCAACACATTTTGCAATCACAACCATTCGACTAGGGCGAAAATCTGTCTCTGAAGCTGCCTGTATTACTTGAAATTAGTATGCATCAATATCAAGCAGAATGGGCATTCTACAACTGTTTGATGTAAGTACCACCTGAGAGAACAAGGCAAGGAGGAATCCCAGAAAAAGAAAGCTAAAATAgtgtaaaataaaagaaaaccaCTTCCACTTTAAACTTCATACACAACAAAGCTACATTTTCACAAGGTATAATAGTAACAGACTAACATCCTTCCTGACCATAATAAAGGGAAATATTCAAACCCCttatatttttaggtttatgatCAAAGCCAAAACATTTTCTTCTCCTGACTAGCTCATTATACTCGTGGGATTATTTTCTCtcaccatctctctccttttgttGCAACTTGAAACTGAATACAAACCAGATTCAAATACATTAATACTTTTTTCCCCTGCATTCTCCCCtaccttctcttctttctaaCCTGAACCATTACCAACCAGCTTCCTACCTGCCACTCCTTCCCTTTCCTTCCTGATGTCTTGTCCTCCAAACCCTGCCTTGAGTTGAGATAAGTCTTCCTCCAAGAAATGGAGATCAACCGCCATGAAAAGAACTAAGCGATATATATgagtatgtatgtgtatacatATCCTGATTTAGAATAATGATCATACCTTAATTTAACTCAATCTAGAGAGCTTGAAGTTTGAAGCTTTATAAGATGATGCATGACCATAGTCTGCTTAATCAAGAGTGCAAGGGTACATATCGGATCATTTTGATGAAGAATCCTATCTGCAACTTGCATCATGGGTTCTAAAACGGTGGCCCGTCTTGAAAGAGATGTCGCCATTAATAAAATTTGAAGGTGGGAAAGGACAGGCTTGCATAAGATGATGAAGTAGATCTCAGTTATTGAAGGACCTTAGGATTTTTTAAGAGTCATGCACCACCCCTCTGGTTCCAACATGAAGTTTTAGTAGATCGCTATGGTGTGatcttaatttaaaaaaaagggttGTCAAAATGCAATGCATTGCTTGTCCAAAGGAATTATGGAGAAGTAGCTAGATTATACGTTGCATGATAAACTATCAAAAATGTTGgttacactttttttttttattttctatattttttgccTCATGTTAGAATCAAAATACCATACATCTGTTTTGAATGGATCGAACATTTCAAAATTCAGCAGTTGAATTTCCTTCATGCTAGGATGCATGAACCTGGACTAAGCACTTCATATAGACAATTGACAAACCACATATCCCCACATATGCTACAGAACAGAGATGAATGCCACATGTGAGCAATGGGTGTTGTCATCCCACTGCAaaatacaacagcagaattaccTTCACAATAAGATGCATCGACCTGGATTGGGCACTTCATACAATCAAACCACACATCCCCACATGCAGTAGAGAACAGAGATGAATGCCAAGTGTGAGCAATGAGCTGTGGTCCTACTGCCCCCACATGGTTTTGTATAAGATTTACAAAGCCACATTAGTGACAATCCTATTGCCAAGATTATTGATTGTTGTTAAGAAAGAACTTGCTAATCTGTATAAGGCTTTAGCCAGTAATACTAATGTTGAAACTCTTATTGATGACCGATTTATCCTTTCATAACAAAGTAATTATGGTAACAAACTATTAAGTTAATGAGAAATTCATCACACTGAAAATGATGAACTCTAAGAGTGGCATGTTGACACATTATTTGGAAGGACTT includes the following:
- the LOC120107313 gene encoding general transcription factor IIH subunit 2-like, whose translation is MSGSVAVHRGGLGFPAMRGGGGGEEGRKRGEDEEDEEEEEENGGRGMDAWERAYADERSWEALQEDESGLLRPIDNKTVAHAQYRRRLLFRSSAASRIQKGLIRYLYVVIDLSRAASETDFRPSRMVVIAKCVEAFIREFFDQNPLSHIGIVTIKDGVAQRLTDLGGSPDSQIKSLLGKLECSGDASVQNALELVHGYLSQIPSYGHREVLILYSALNTCDPGDIMETIQECKKAKIRCSVIGLSADIYICKHLCEETGGSYTVALHESHFKELLLEHAPPPPAIAEYAASNLIKMGFPQRGAEGVISICSCHKEAKIGGGYTCPRCKARVCELPTECWICGLTLVSSPHLARSYHHLFPVTPFNEVSSMIPSKLGQMLPQTCYGCQQSLVSHGSKSNPHVSCPKCNQHFCLDCDIYIHESLHNCPGCESQRGLTT